The genomic segment GCGCATGAACATGAACTTGAACATGGTCAGCACGCCGCTAGAGAACTTGGTGGCCTCGATGCCTTTCAGAAAGAACTCGTTGTTGGGGTCCTTCATGGAATTCACGCTCACGCCGAAAGCCGTCGTGGCGATGACGTCGGTGGTGTACCGTCTGAAGATCTTCTTCGTCTCTATGGAAGAACAGAGTTCCGGATGATCGACCAGATAGTCGACGAACTCGGTGGAGCACTTGGCTATCAGTTCGTACATGAATTTCATTTTGCTGGCAGTGAAGGAAGGGCTCAGTGTGTTCCTCATCTCCCGCCAACGGTCCCCACGCAGggagaatatatttttggtGAATAACGGCTCGACGTCTTCGTCCACGAAGGTATGGTGATCCGGAAAGTGTTCAAAGTCCTTCACCGTGATGTCTTTGATCAGATCTGGATCGCGTATGAGTAGGGCAGGCGTGGCGAAATCCATTATTCCGAGGTATTTAGCATCCGCATGGTAATAATACATGTATTGGCCCCAATCGGGTATGCTTATAAGACGTAAAAACACTTTCCAACTTGTTATCAGAGACGACAGCGAATCGGGCAAGTAAGGTACATTCTTTTTCGACCAGAAAAAGTACACATGATACACCACGCTGATAGCTTTCCCAACGCCAATGATGATCAGAGTGATCAGTAATAACGCAAAAGGTGACGAAAATAACGACGCGAATTCCATTTTCGTCGACACGAATGAACGGGAGATGAAACAAGTGGCTTCACCGATCGAGGCGTAGAACGTTATAAATACGGACTGGTCCGCTTACCAGCGTAGATGTTAGCGTAGAAGAAAGtgggggaagagagaaaaccaCCTCCATTATGAATTGTTGTATCACTGAGTGCGCGTCATCATGCGTTAATCATTTCAAACACGCGCAGTACTGCGTTTGAACAATATTATCGCAGATTTTTGGCGATGCCAAaagataattatcaataaactGATAAAGAAAGCTCTGTTATCTCCAATATTCAATTCAAGTCGATCTTTGCACTGCAGGACTTGCATTGTTTAAACATAAGTAATTTTCCGTAATGacattgcaaaataaaataaaataaaacgctgAAATCATTTCCAGCTTGTTGTAATAAAAGACAGAAAATTGGGCAAGTAAAGTACATTCTTTTTTCACCAGAAGAATACATGATGCAGCAGGCTGTCAATTTTCAGAACGCTGACGGCGATCGGAGTGGTtggtaataatgtaataaaacgttgtaataaaagtaaaaatgatttctaaTCGTCGTTTCAGTTATCTTACTTGAGTTTCTCATTGCTTTTAGAAAATTGCATATGACAGATAGGACAATTACTCAAATATTcgcaaaatagaaaataaaatctaaataGTAATTCTGGAACTAGTATAAAcaacttgttgaaatattagaattatattattttatttcagttacgaaaattaattttctaaaaaccTCGTGACAttgtatttcttaatttattttcccaCTCTTATAAGAAACATTATCATTTCGTAAAACAATGATATCCAAAACTTTAGttttaaagttattttacaaatatgaaagaaacatATTGCAATCACAGTTTCAGTTatcaaatacattattacatgaaaaatttcaacaaaacGTACAACGCGCAAAACAATTACTTTCACAATCAAAGAAAACATATGTGTGATctggataaataaaaaaaattaataactctCTCAAGAGTATAACAGAAAACAACAATAATATCTTCTCTTATAAAACCTTCTAACAAACTGAATATCTGTTTAATTGCACATTATTCAATCCGTTCCACTGGATGTTATCTTATGTACCAATAAATAGTAGTTACGTCAGCcacgaagaaaataaagagtatAATCAGTACTTTTCGGAAATCTAGCATAAACAGTGTCTTTTCATCGTAATATCCATTTTTCCATATTTCATTAACTAACACTTGATTAGCACAACGTAGTGGAATAATGCTGTTTGTTGAACTTGCATAACTATGATACAGcatagataaatctttttcggAAGCGAAGATCCCGAGAACGCACGTTGGTCTTATCAAAGAATTGGAAACGCAGCGATGCTCGCTCCTCCGGATGCGAAGTAACGCGCGCTGCGCGCAAACCAAGCTCCTTTACTTtcccttttcccttttctcgTAGCGGAGCCAGAATCCGCCGATGGGCTGCAACGCGAACTCCTTCTTATCAAACACGACGGGGTAGGCAGTTTTCTCCGTGGGTTTCAGAATAAATTTCTGCAAGAGTTCGGCTATCAGCAGCTTCGTTTCCATGAGAGCGAATCGATTGCCGATGCACTTCCTGGGTCCCAGTCCGAATGGCAGATAAGTGTACGGGTGAATTTTGTCCTTGTTCTCCTCGTTGAACCTTTCAGGATCGAACTTCTCCGGGTTCGGGAAGTACTTGGGATCGTGTTGCAGACTGTAAGTGGGGAACATTATCACGGTTTCGGGCTCGATGATCAGACTTTTGCAACCCGGTTGCGCCGGAGGCAGCTCGTATCTCTTGGCGGTGAATCTGTCGGTGAAGATCACCGGTGGATACTTCCTGAGGGCCTCGGAGACCACCATGTCCATGTAAACCATCTTCGACATCGACTCGTACGAGATACTGCCGTTACCTTCGGCGAGATGCCGGTCGACCTCGTCACGCAGGCGAGCCTGGATGTCCGGATTGACCGCAAGCTCGTAAGCGACGAAGCACATGAGCGTCGAGGACGTCTCGAATCccgcgaagaagaagatgaacgCCTGCGAAACGATGTCGTCCAGCGTCAGCTTGTGTGCGCTGCCTTTGTCTCGCGCCTGCATCAGGAGGTGAATCATGTCCGGTCTAACGATACCCTGCGCCTCCCGCATCTTGATGTTCTCGTCTACGATTCTCTTGAAGAAGTCGCCCGTAGCTCGAGGAAAGAAGGTCACACCGAGTGCTTTCGCGAGTCGCGGGAACCCGCGCATAAACACGAACTTGAGCATGGACAGCGCGCCGCTAGAGAACTTGCTGGCCTCGATGCCTTTCAAATAGAACTCGTTGTTGGGGTCCTTCATGGAATTCACGCTGACGCCGAAAGCCGTCGTGGCGATGACGTCGGTGGTGTACCGTCTGAAGATCTTCTTCGTCTCTATGGAAGAACAGAGTTCCGGATGATCGACCAGATAGTCGACGAACTCGGTGGAGCACTTGGCTATCAGTTCGTACATGAATTTCATTTTGCTGGCAGTGAAGGAAGGGCTCAGTGTGTTCCTCATCTCCCGCCAACGGTCCCCACGCAGggagaatatatttttggcGAATAACGGCTCGACGTTTTCGTCCACGAAGGAACGGTGATCCGGAAAGTGTTCAAAGTCCTTCACCGTGATATCTTTGATCAGATCTGGATCGCGTATAAGCAAGCCAGGCGTAGTGAAATCCAGTATTCCGAGGTATTTAGCATTCGGAAGgtaattatacatgtattcgCCCCAATCGGGGAAGCTTATAAGACGTAAAAACACTTTCCAACTTGTTATCAGAGACGACAGCGAATCGGGCAAGTAAGGTACATTCTTTTTCGACCAGAAAGAGTACGCATTATACACCACGCTGATAGCTTTCACGACACCAATGATGATCAGAGTGATCAGTAATAACGCAAAAGGTGACGAAAATAACGACGCGAACTCCATTTTCGTCGACACGAATGAACGGGAGATGAAACGAGTGGCTTCACCGATCGAGGCGTAGAACGTTATAAATACGGACTGGTCCGCTTACCAGTGTAGATGTTATCGTAGAAGAAATATAGtgggggaagagagaaaaccaCCTCCATTATGAATTGTTGCATCACTGAGAGCGCGTCATGATGCGTTAATCATTTCAAACACGAGCAATAATGCGATTGGAAACTATTATCGCAGATTTTTACGATGCCAAAAGATAAGCATAAATAAACTGATACAGAAGGCTCGGTTATCTTCAACATTCAATTCAATTCGATCTTTTCAATTCAGAACTTGCGTTTTTTAAACATAAGTAATTTTCCGTAATGaccttgtaaaataaattaataaaacgctGAAATCATTTCCAGCTTGTTATACTAAACGACAGAAACTTGGGCAAGTAAGATACATTCTTTTTCGACCAGAAAAAGTATACATGATGCACAGGCTAGCAATTTTCAGAACGCCGACGGCGGTTGAAGTGGTCAGTAGaacgtaataaaaagttgtaatatataatatattatagaataaaagtaaaaatgatttctaaTCGTCGTTTCATTTATCTTACTTGAGTTTCTCATGGCATTTAGAAAATTGCATATGACAGATGGAACAATTATACTCATATAATagcaaaatagaaaataaaatctaacaAATAGTAAGTCTGGAACTAGTATTAAAcaacttgttgaaatattagaattatattattttattttagttacaaaacttaattttcttaaaaccTAGCcacattgtattttttaatttattttcccaattttataagaaacattATCATTTCGCAAAAACATAATACCAAAacctttatttttaaagttattttacaaatatgaaAGAAACACTGCAATCACAGTTTCAGTTATCAACTACATTATTACAtgaaaaaattgcaacaaaACGTACAACGCGCAAAACGATTAATTTTACAATCAAACCATATGTGTGATctggattaataaaaaaaataaatatctctcaAGAGTATAACAGAAAACAACAATAATATCTTCTCTTATAAAACCTTCTAACAAACTGAATATCTGTTTACTTATACGTTATTCAATCTGTTCCACTggatgttattttatgtacCAATAAACAGTAGTTACGTCAGccacgaaaaaaataaagagtatAATCAGTACTTCTCGGAAATCTACGTCAGCGTAAACAGTGTCTTTTCATCGTACTATCCATTTTTCCATATTTCATTAACTAACACTTGATTAGCACACCACGTAGCGGAATAATGCTGTTTGTTGAACTTGCGTAACTATGATACAGCATAAATAAATCCTATTCGGAAGCGAAGACCTCGAGAACGCACGTTGGACTTATCAAAGAATTGGAAACGCAGCGACGCTCGCTCGTCCGGATGCGAAGTAACGCGCGCTGCGCGCAAACCCAGCTCCTTTACTTTCCCTTTTCCCGTTTCTCCAAGTTGAGCCAGAATCCGCCGGTGGGCTGCAACGAGAACTCCCTCTTATCAAACACGATAGGGTACATGGTTTTCTCCGTGGGTTTCAGAATAAATTTCTGCAAGAGTTCGGCTATCAGCAGCTTCGTTTCCATGAGAGCGAATCGATTGCCGATGCACTTCCTGGGCCCCAGTCCGAATGGCAGATAAGTGTACGGGTGAATTTTGTCCTTGTTCTCCTCGTTGAACCTTTCAGGATCGAACTTCTCCGGGTTCGGGAAGTACTTGGGATCGTTTTGCAGACCGTAAGCGGGCAATATTATCACGTTTTCGGGCTCGATGATCA from the Ooceraea biroi isolate clonal line C1 chromosome 13, Obir_v5.4, whole genome shotgun sequence genome contains:
- the LOC113561404 gene encoding cytochrome P450 9e2-like, coding for MEFASLFSSPFALLLITLIIIGVVKAISVVYNAYSFWSKKNVPYLPDSLSSLITSWKVFLRLISFPDWGEYMYNYLPNAKYLGILDFTTPGLLIRDPDLIKDITVKDFEHFPDHRSFVDENVEPLFAKNIFSLRGDRWREMRNTLSPSFTASKMKFMYELIAKCSTEFVDYLVDHPELCSSIETKKIFRRYTTDVIATTAFGVSVNSMKDPNNEFYLKGIEASKFSSGALSMLKFVFMRGFPRLAKALGVTFFPRATGDFFKRIVDENIKMREAQGIVRPDMIHLLMQARDKGSAHKLTLDDIVSQAFIFFFAGFETSSTLMCFVAYELAVNPDIQARLRDEVDRHLAEGNGSISYESMSKMVYMDMVVSEALRKYPPVIFTDRFTAKRYELPPAQPGCKSLIIEPETVIMFPTYSLQHDPKYFPNPEKFDPERFNEENKDKIHPYTYLPFGLGPRKCIGNRFALMETKLLIAELLQKFILKPTEKTAYPVVFDKKEFALQPIGGFWLRYEKREKGK